One Halobaculum sp. CBA1158 DNA segment encodes these proteins:
- a CDS encoding phosphate uptake regulator PhoU: protein METRKVQRLGPSTLAMTLPAEWAKEQHVEKGDEVSLRMGGKGTLTVLPESASTEDAEATLHADNLDADALERAILAQYVLGRRVINITTEDGALGSDHINAVYKAETQLMGLGVIEETPENIAIRCSVDPEDFTLDNLLERLENTGSTMRGEAVKALAHGNADLAQRALNRERQANKIFVLLLRLIFTAYQNPNLARAVGLDSGFPLIGYRSIAKNLELIADNAEDIAEIVMEADGNTLDVDDSTMRRIRDFTDQVDDVTEMAVEAAVKRDYALTIEVKFLFRELKDREEDILTDLPEMSNAQLLQVREVLVSLQETAQYAMRIAEVSANLALNEENEFVTIE, encoded by the coding sequence ATGGAAACGCGGAAGGTCCAGCGGCTGGGCCCCTCGACGCTGGCGATGACGCTGCCGGCCGAGTGGGCGAAGGAACAGCACGTCGAGAAGGGCGACGAGGTGTCGCTGCGGATGGGCGGCAAGGGAACGCTGACCGTGCTGCCCGAGTCCGCGAGTACGGAGGACGCGGAGGCGACGCTGCACGCCGACAACCTTGACGCCGACGCCCTCGAGCGGGCGATCCTCGCGCAGTACGTGCTCGGACGGCGCGTGATCAACATCACGACCGAGGACGGCGCGCTCGGATCGGACCACATCAACGCGGTGTACAAGGCCGAGACGCAGCTCATGGGACTGGGCGTGATCGAGGAGACGCCCGAGAACATCGCCATCCGGTGTTCCGTCGACCCGGAGGACTTCACGCTCGACAACCTCCTCGAGCGCCTGGAGAACACCGGCTCGACGATGCGCGGGGAGGCCGTGAAGGCGCTCGCACACGGCAACGCCGACCTCGCACAGCGCGCGCTCAACCGCGAGCGGCAGGCCAACAAGATCTTCGTCCTCCTCCTGCGACTGATCTTCACGGCCTACCAGAACCCGAACCTCGCGCGCGCGGTCGGGCTGGACTCGGGGTTCCCGCTCATCGGCTACCGGTCGATCGCGAAGAACCTCGAACTCATCGCGGACAACGCCGAGGACATCGCCGAGATCGTGATGGAGGCCGACGGCAACACCCTCGACGTCGACGACTCGACGATGCGTCGCATCCGCGACTTCACCGACCAGGTCGACGACGTCACCGAGATGGCCGTCGAGGCGGCCGTCAAGCGCGATTACGCGCTGACCATCGAGGTGAAGTTCCTGTTTCGGGAGCTGAAGGACCGCGAGGAGGACATCCTCACGGACCTGCCGGAGATGTCGAACGCGCAGTTGCTCCAGGTCCGCGAGGTGCTCGTCAGCCTCCAGGAGACCGCACAGTACGCGATGCGGATCGCGGAGGTGTCCGCGAACCTCGCGCTCAACGAGGAGAACGAGTTCGTGACGATCGAGTAG
- a CDS encoding ATP-NAD kinase family protein — MRIGFLVNPVAGMGGRVGLKGTDGKVAEARARGAEPRAPDRARRALAALAERAPEADLLAWGDPMGASLVREAGFDPEVLGSPAGDDGGADSTDDEETDADDTRAAVAAFREADADLVVFVGGDGTAADVAGSLAGSGVPMLGVPAGVKVYSSVFGVSPEDAAYVAATFERTERREVMDIDEDEYREGEVTPELRAVAHVPVAERLQSGKQTSAGTVESLAEGVADDVRARPETTWVLGPGSTVGEVKAALCFEGSPIGVDVYRDGEVVATDVAESEILDALGEDNVIVVTPIGGQGFVFGRGNPQLSPAVIRECDLEIVASRDKLDDLRVLRVDTDDPELDEALRGWVKVRVGRFERRMMKIV; from the coding sequence ATGCGAATCGGCTTCCTCGTCAACCCGGTCGCGGGGATGGGCGGCCGCGTCGGGCTGAAGGGCACCGACGGGAAGGTCGCTGAAGCTCGCGCCCGCGGGGCGGAGCCGCGCGCCCCCGACCGGGCACGCCGCGCGCTCGCCGCGCTCGCCGAGCGCGCCCCGGAAGCCGACCTCCTCGCGTGGGGCGACCCGATGGGCGCGAGCCTGGTCCGCGAGGCCGGCTTCGATCCCGAGGTGCTCGGATCGCCCGCCGGCGACGACGGGGGTGCCGATAGCACCGACGACGAGGAGACCGACGCCGACGACACTCGGGCGGCCGTCGCGGCGTTTCGCGAGGCCGACGCGGACCTGGTGGTGTTCGTCGGCGGCGACGGCACGGCCGCGGACGTGGCGGGGTCGCTGGCCGGAAGCGGCGTCCCGATGCTCGGGGTCCCCGCGGGGGTGAAGGTGTACTCGTCGGTGTTCGGGGTCTCACCGGAGGACGCGGCGTACGTCGCCGCGACGTTCGAGCGCACGGAGCGCCGGGAGGTGATGGACATCGACGAGGACGAGTATCGGGAGGGCGAGGTCACCCCCGAACTGCGCGCCGTCGCGCACGTGCCCGTCGCCGAACGGTTGCAGTCGGGGAAACAGACGAGCGCCGGCACCGTCGAGTCGCTCGCGGAGGGTGTCGCCGACGACGTTCGCGCGCGTCCGGAGACGACCTGGGTGCTCGGGCCCGGCTCGACCGTCGGCGAGGTGAAAGCGGCGTTGTGCTTCGAGGGGTCGCCGATCGGCGTCGACGTGTATCGCGACGGCGAGGTGGTGGCCACGGACGTCGCCGAGTCGGAGATCCTCGACGCGCTCGGCGAGGACAACGTCATCGTCGTCACGCCGATCGGCGGCCAAGGGTTCGTGTTCGGCCGCGGCAACCCGCAGCTGTCGCCGGCGGTGATCCGCGAGTGCGACCTGGAGATCGTCGCCTCCCGCGACAAGCTCGACGACCTCCGGGTGCTTCGCGTCGACACCGACGACCCCGAACTGGACGAGGCGCTCCGCGGCTGGGTGAAGGTGCGCGTCGGCCGCTTCGAGCGCCGGATGATGAAGATCGTGTGA
- a CDS encoding DICT sensory domain-containing protein: MSLGAVIDSVEGREKRLTVFDPPNEAVVDDLREYFRSQAVRIERGTTDSGLSGYVVLSDEDGDEVLAAVDLRHVEGDLTAGPGEERAFAPILEHLDETTFTSYDLGQMMAATREMEDRAWRAGSGELHAGFQRVGAIRAQKGVYEDLATKELDIHAYCAPGGALPEIEGVTLHAEDTEEIRTSWFVVFDGGGDPGDACALLAEERGDPDERRFYGFWTYDPATVATVVDHLNERYAVTA; this comes from the coding sequence ATGTCACTCGGGGCAGTTATCGACTCCGTCGAGGGTCGTGAGAAACGCCTGACGGTGTTCGACCCGCCGAACGAGGCGGTCGTCGACGACCTTCGGGAGTACTTCAGGTCGCAGGCGGTCCGGATCGAGCGCGGGACCACCGACAGCGGCCTCTCGGGTTACGTGGTGCTGTCGGACGAGGACGGCGACGAGGTGCTCGCGGCGGTCGACCTCCGGCACGTCGAGGGTGACCTCACGGCCGGGCCCGGCGAGGAGCGCGCGTTCGCCCCGATCCTCGAACACCTCGACGAGACCACGTTCACCTCCTACGACCTGGGGCAGATGATGGCGGCCACCCGCGAGATGGAGGACCGCGCGTGGCGCGCCGGCTCCGGCGAACTCCACGCGGGGTTCCAGCGCGTGGGGGCGATCCGCGCCCAGAAGGGCGTCTACGAGGACCTCGCGACGAAGGAACTCGACATCCACGCGTACTGCGCGCCCGGCGGCGCGCTTCCGGAGATCGAGGGCGTCACGCTTCACGCCGAGGACACCGAGGAGATCCGTACCTCCTGGTTCGTCGTCTTCGACGGCGGCGGCGATCCCGGCGACGCGTGCGCGCTGCTGGCCGAAGAGCGCGGCGACCCCGACGAACGCCGCTTCTACGGCTTCTGGACGTACGACCCCGCCACCGTCGCGACCGTCGTCGACCACCTGAACGAGCGGTACGCGGTCACCGCCTGA
- a CDS encoding universal stress protein, with translation MYDEILVPTDGSPAADAAVEHAVTIADRFDATVHALYVVDATAYSTLEAGGEVVVDALEQEGEDAVKRIAEAADTEDLPVIESVVSGTAYQSITEYADDEGIDMIVMGTHGRQGLDRYLLGSVTERVVRSADQPVLTVRQPDDE, from the coding sequence ATGTACGACGAGATCCTGGTTCCGACCGACGGGAGTCCCGCCGCCGACGCCGCCGTCGAGCACGCCGTGACGATCGCCGACCGATTCGACGCCACGGTCCACGCGCTGTACGTCGTCGACGCGACCGCGTACTCGACGCTGGAGGCCGGCGGCGAGGTCGTCGTCGACGCCCTAGAGCAGGAGGGGGAAGACGCGGTCAAGCGGATCGCCGAGGCGGCCGACACGGAGGACCTCCCCGTGATCGAGTCGGTCGTCTCCGGCACCGCCTACCAGTCGATCACGGAGTACGCCGACGACGAGGGCATCGACATGATCGTGATGGGGACGCACGGTCGACAGGGGCTCGACCGCTACCTGCTCGGCTCGGTCACCGAACGCGTCGTCCGGTCGGCCGACCAGCCGGTGCTCACGGTCCGCCAGCCCGACGACGAGTAG
- a CDS encoding DoxX family membrane protein has translation MLDTILLQSELFATAGSAEVFLLARLLFGLTLAFMGLNHFMQTDALAGYSEAKGLPAPRAATLFSGGLLLFGGLGVAAGALVALAAGGLAVFLLLSAVTIHDFWAVPEDQQQDQMTQFLKNVVMAGASLAFLALSGVSWPYALGYSVL, from the coding sequence ATGCTCGATACGATCCTGCTGCAGTCAGAGTTGTTCGCGACCGCCGGCTCCGCCGAGGTGTTCCTCCTCGCGCGGCTGCTGTTCGGCCTCACGCTGGCGTTCATGGGCCTGAACCACTTCATGCAGACCGACGCGTTGGCGGGCTACTCCGAGGCGAAGGGGCTCCCCGCGCCCCGCGCGGCGACGCTGTTCTCGGGCGGCCTGCTCCTGTTCGGCGGCCTCGGCGTCGCCGCGGGCGCGCTCGTCGCGCTCGCGGCCGGTGGGCTGGCGGTGTTCCTCCTGCTCTCGGCGGTCACCATTCACGACTTCTGGGCGGTGCCCGAGGACCAGCAGCAGGACCAGATGACGCAGTTCCTCAAGAACGTCGTCATGGCCGGCGCGTCGCTGGCGTTCCTCGCGCTCTCGGGCGTGTCGTGGCCGTACGCGCTAGGTTACAGCGTCCTGTAA
- a CDS encoding METTL5 family protein has product MNTRRALEGELAVVAGFADPTAALEQYPTPADVAAHVVHLADLRGDLDGRTVVDLGAGTGMFALGAALRGADRVVGVELDAGALAVARDNERRVGARTAVHWVNADATRPPLTRDRLVAVGDGERGGDGGDSDAGGDTDTGGDGAVTAIMNPPFGAQTGNEHADRAFLATVADLADVSYSVHNAGSREFVESFAADEGGAVTDAFAATLTLDRTYGHQTNESADVDAEVFRIEWSRASDD; this is encoded by the coding sequence GTGAACACCCGTCGCGCGCTGGAGGGCGAGTTGGCGGTCGTCGCCGGCTTCGCCGATCCCACCGCCGCCCTCGAACAGTACCCCACGCCCGCCGACGTGGCGGCCCACGTCGTCCACCTCGCGGACCTCCGTGGCGACCTCGACGGTCGCACCGTCGTCGACCTGGGGGCCGGAACCGGCATGTTCGCGCTCGGTGCCGCCCTCCGGGGGGCCGACCGCGTCGTCGGCGTGGAACTCGACGCCGGCGCGCTGGCGGTCGCCCGCGACAACGAACGTCGAGTCGGCGCGCGCACCGCCGTCCATTGGGTCAACGCCGACGCGACTCGGCCGCCCCTGACGCGCGATCGACTCGTCGCCGTCGGCGACGGGGAACGCGGCGGTGACGGAGGCGACAGCGACGCCGGAGGCGACACCGACACCGGAGGCGACGGGGCGGTCACGGCGATCATGAACCCCCCGTTCGGCGCACAGACGGGCAACGAGCATGCGGACCGCGCGTTTCTCGCGACGGTCGCGGACCTCGCGGACGTGTCTTACTCGGTGCACAACGCAGGTAGCCGGGAGTTCGTCGAGTCGTTCGCCGCCGACGAGGGCGGCGCGGTGACCGACGCCTTCGCGGCGACGCTCACGCTCGACCGGACGTACGGCCATCAGACGAACGAGTCGGCCGACGTGGACGCCGAGGTGTTCCGGATCGAGTGGAGCCGCGCGAGCGACGACTGA
- a CDS encoding flippase activity-associated protein Agl23, which produces MSDGDREDRSRPGRLDGSRVAVAVAAVVALALLARAVFLDARPFHWHEGRAGYWSLRYLDTGVYSYRPALGGPLVHLGTARTIAALGRSDAAARAFVAVVGGLLPAAALLFRGTLRDDETVALAALLAGSPLLIYYSRFLRGDVPAAAFGLVAVGGVVRHRDTGARWPLYLSAAAFALALGSSGFAVAYPVVWLVAAAFVFDEARVRGVPAAAFARATRGLAWLRATATPLARAAFVFLGVALLLFAPRGGGVAPGLWDPSTLPTAVSFAVSEAPERFVSLRFAHRLDPPADGESFIPAVVGYARTLVATAWPALGFGILGFLVERYRSDTRGVVAFGGYAAGFGLLVFPVVALPVAPWSVVHVVPLLALPGAVGLARVARWAGARATPADPALLLAVLLVASAGLVGYGGTAAGVYAAPEPGSPYAQFAQPSDDLDPMIAAAEAAIDDRAGDGDGSDVVYVGRDLHTGQEYALPPVERGDREAWGARLPLQWYFERMGAESSSVLSAGQLAEDPPPVVVTTPDQRVTVTTTLDGYEQYDLRLGLWDRTVVVFVEE; this is translated from the coding sequence ATGTCCGACGGCGACCGAGAGGACCGATCGCGACCGGGGCGTCTCGACGGCTCCCGCGTCGCGGTCGCGGTCGCGGCCGTCGTCGCGCTCGCGCTGCTCGCGCGGGCCGTCTTCCTCGACGCCCGCCCGTTCCACTGGCACGAGGGTCGGGCCGGCTACTGGAGCCTCCGCTACCTCGACACCGGCGTCTACTCCTACCGACCGGCGCTCGGCGGACCGCTCGTCCACCTCGGGACCGCGCGGACGATCGCGGCGCTCGGACGCTCCGACGCCGCCGCTCGGGCGTTCGTCGCGGTCGTGGGCGGGCTCCTCCCCGCGGCGGCGCTGTTGTTCCGCGGCACGCTTCGCGACGACGAGACCGTCGCGCTCGCGGCGCTCTTGGCCGGGTCGCCGCTTCTGATCTACTACTCGCGGTTCCTCCGCGGCGACGTGCCCGCGGCCGCGTTCGGCCTCGTCGCGGTCGGCGGCGTCGTCCGCCACCGCGACACCGGCGCGCGCTGGCCGCTGTACCTCTCGGCGGCCGCCTTCGCGCTCGCGCTCGGCTCGTCGGGGTTCGCCGTCGCGTACCCGGTCGTGTGGCTCGTCGCCGCCGCGTTCGTCTTCGACGAGGCCCGGGTCCGCGGCGTCCCGGCCGCGGCGTTCGCTCGCGCGACCCGGGGACTCGCGTGGCTCCGCGCCACCGCGACGCCGCTGGCGCGCGCGGCGTTCGTTTTTCTCGGCGTCGCACTCCTGCTGTTCGCGCCCCGCGGCGGCGGCGTCGCTCCCGGGCTGTGGGACCCGTCGACGCTCCCGACGGCGGTGTCGTTCGCGGTCTCGGAGGCCCCCGAGCGGTTCGTCTCCCTCCGGTTCGCCCACCGGCTCGACCCGCCGGCCGACGGCGAGTCGTTCATCCCCGCGGTCGTCGGCTACGCCCGGACGCTCGTCGCCACCGCCTGGCCGGCGCTCGGGTTCGGCATCCTCGGCTTCCTCGTAGAGCGGTACCGTTCCGACACCCGCGGCGTCGTCGCCTTCGGCGGCTACGCGGCCGGGTTCGGGCTGCTCGTCTTCCCGGTCGTCGCCCTGCCGGTGGCCCCGTGGTCGGTCGTCCACGTCGTCCCGCTACTGGCGCTCCCCGGCGCTGTGGGGCTGGCTCGGGTCGCCCGCTGGGCCGGCGCGCGTGCGACGCCCGCCGACCCGGCGCTGCTGCTCGCGGTGCTGCTCGTCGCCTCCGCCGGTCTCGTCGGCTACGGCGGCACGGCGGCCGGCGTCTACGCGGCCCCGGAGCCGGGCTCGCCGTACGCGCAGTTCGCCCAACCGTCGGACGACCTCGACCCGATGATTGCGGCCGCCGAGGCGGCCATCGACGACCGCGCCGGCGACGGGGACGGCAGCGACGTGGTGTACGTCGGTCGCGACCTCCACACCGGCCAGGAGTACGCGCTTCCGCCGGTCGAACGCGGCGACCGCGAGGCCTGGGGGGCGCGGCTCCCGCTGCAGTGGTACTTCGAGCGGATGGGCGCGGAGTCGTCGAGCGTCCTCTCGGCGGGCCAACTCGCGGAGGACCCGCCGCCGGTCGTCGTCACGACCCCGGACCAGCGGGTCACGGTCACCACGACGCTCGACGGCTACGAGCAGTACGACCTCCGTCTGGGGCTGTGGGACCGGACGGTCGTCGTGTTCGTCGAGGAGTGA
- a CDS encoding rhomboid family intramembrane serine protease yields MIPDLVTASRAAVVVAAVLAVAVTVALDRLAGGERVAVLRRRFVLGVPWGTLTVTGLVLAVYLFVQGGWTNWYSPVVTPFRAWSYLAPLGVAVSGFAHAGPGHLLGNLFGTLAVAPLVEYAVGHFPRERGSSSFGSARDNPYVRAFVLFPAATVAVGLASGAFALGPVIGFSGVVFAFVGAALVYRPLGTVVALSASGLISTAYRALASPVVEASGRPAYITPWWADIAIQGHALGLLVGVLAAAWLAAARGDDLPRPRRLALGALLVAVEQSLWAVYWYRGGETYVLYRGVGLALVAVAAVLVAALAVDRDAPPADTVREALRDLTPRRGSVAALLVVLAALSGPAVVVNLAAVDDDPLPGDPVEVRGYTVTYAEGVENGMVSVVDVEAFGETTSVTTSGVLVRNPDRGVWATAVSKGRLAFAGRQRVVVGGLGWREVVTVTRRGWTTVGGDGPAYRVTLSHDGETTLAYLSNASTAGPRIDGRNVSVAPTGSGFELVVAGDNDTVRAPIPGENETVTANGLTFVREGRAVVALAGEVTGDPAAGNVTAPTRVRVATRERYGGEN; encoded by the coding sequence GTGATCCCCGACCTCGTGACCGCCTCGCGTGCGGCGGTCGTCGTCGCCGCGGTCCTCGCCGTCGCGGTCACGGTCGCGCTCGATCGACTCGCCGGTGGCGAGCGCGTCGCGGTCCTCCGGCGACGGTTCGTCCTCGGCGTCCCGTGGGGGACCCTGACCGTCACGGGACTCGTGCTCGCTGTGTACCTGTTCGTCCAGGGCGGGTGGACGAACTGGTACAGTCCGGTCGTGACGCCGTTTCGCGCGTGGTCGTACCTCGCGCCGCTGGGCGTCGCCGTCTCGGGGTTCGCCCACGCGGGACCGGGGCACCTCCTCGGCAACTTGTTCGGCACGCTCGCGGTCGCGCCGCTCGTCGAGTACGCCGTCGGCCACTTCCCCCGCGAGCGCGGGTCGTCCTCGTTCGGGTCGGCCCGCGACAATCCCTACGTCCGCGCGTTCGTGCTGTTCCCGGCCGCGACGGTCGCCGTCGGTCTCGCCTCGGGCGCGTTCGCGCTCGGGCCCGTCATCGGCTTCTCCGGGGTCGTGTTCGCGTTCGTCGGCGCGGCGCTGGTGTACCGCCCGCTCGGCACCGTCGTCGCGCTGTCGGCGTCGGGGCTGATATCGACGGCGTACCGGGCGCTCGCCTCGCCGGTGGTCGAGGCAAGCGGGCGTCCGGCGTACATCACCCCGTGGTGGGCCGACATCGCCATCCAGGGGCACGCGCTGGGCCTGCTCGTGGGCGTGCTCGCGGCGGCGTGGCTGGCGGCCGCCCGCGGCGACGACCTCCCGCGACCGCGACGGCTGGCGCTGGGGGCGCTGTTGGTCGCCGTCGAGCAGTCGCTGTGGGCGGTGTACTGGTACCGCGGCGGCGAGACGTACGTGCTCTATCGGGGGGTCGGCCTCGCGCTCGTCGCGGTCGCGGCGGTGCTCGTGGCCGCGCTGGCGGTCGACCGCGACGCGCCTCCCGCCGACACCGTCCGGGAGGCGCTCCGGGACCTCACCCCCCGTCGGGGGTCGGTCGCGGCCCTGCTGGTCGTGCTCGCGGCGCTGTCGGGGCCCGCCGTGGTCGTGAACCTCGCGGCCGTCGACGACGACCCCCTCCCCGGCGATCCCGTCGAGGTCCGCGGGTACACGGTCACCTACGCCGAGGGCGTCGAGAACGGGATGGTGTCGGTCGTCGACGTGGAGGCGTTCGGCGAGACGACGAGCGTCACCACCTCCGGAGTGCTCGTTCGCAACCCCGACCGGGGCGTGTGGGCGACGGCCGTCTCGAAGGGGCGGCTGGCGTTCGCCGGGCGACAGCGCGTCGTCGTCGGCGGCCTCGGCTGGCGGGAGGTCGTCACCGTCACCCGACGCGGGTGGACGACCGTCGGCGGCGACGGGCCCGCCTACCGGGTGACGCTCTCGCACGACGGGGAGACGACGCTGGCGTACCTGTCGAACGCCTCGACGGCGGGCCCGCGGATCGACGGCCGTAACGTCTCAGTCGCCCCCACGGGCTCCGGCTTCGAACTCGTCGTCGCCGGCGACAACGACACCGTCCGGGCTCCGATCCCCGGGGAGAACGAGACCGTCACGGCCAACGGCCTGACGTTCGTCCGCGAGGGCCGCGCGGTGGTCGCGCTCGCCGGCGAGGTGACCGGCGACCCGGCCGCGGGGAACGTCACCGCGCCGACGCGCGTTCGGGTGGCGACGCGGGAACGCTACGGCGGCGAGAACTGA
- a CDS encoding transcription initiation factor IIB: MEGPSRQRQRESDESETQSDETLTCPECSSDDVVMDADQGELVCDDCGLVLDERQIDRGPEWRAFNHSERQSKSRVGAPVTETMHDKGLTTTIDWKDKDAYGRSLSSEKRSQMHRLRKWQERIRTKDAGERNLQFALSEIDRMASALGVPRSVREVASVIYRRALKEDLIRGRSIEGVATAALYAACRQEGIPRSLDEVAEVSRVEQKEIGRTYRYISQELGLELKPVDPKQFVPRFASALGLSEETQAKATEIIDVSAEQGLLSGKSPTGFAAAAIYAASLLCNEKKTQREVADVAQVTEVTIRNRYQEQIEAMGFR; the protein is encoded by the coding sequence ATGGAAGGTCCGAGCCGACAGCGACAGCGGGAGAGCGACGAGTCGGAGACCCAGTCGGACGAGACGCTCACGTGCCCGGAGTGTTCCAGCGACGACGTCGTCATGGACGCCGACCAGGGGGAGTTGGTCTGTGACGACTGCGGGCTCGTGCTGGACGAGCGCCAGATCGATCGGGGACCGGAGTGGCGGGCGTTCAACCACTCCGAGCGTCAGTCGAAGTCCCGCGTTGGGGCCCCAGTCACCGAGACCATGCACGACAAGGGTCTCACCACCACCATCGACTGGAAGGACAAGGACGCTTACGGTCGGTCGCTCTCCTCGGAGAAGCGCTCGCAGATGCACCGCCTCCGCAAGTGGCAGGAGCGCATCCGCACCAAAGACGCCGGCGAGCGCAACCTCCAGTTCGCCCTCTCGGAGATCGACCGCATGGCGAGCGCCCTCGGGGTTCCGCGGTCGGTCCGGGAGGTCGCCTCCGTGATTTATCGGCGTGCGCTCAAAGAGGACCTCATCCGCGGGCGCTCCATCGAGGGCGTCGCAACCGCGGCGCTGTACGCCGCCTGCCGCCAGGAGGGCATCCCCCGGTCGCTCGACGAGGTCGCGGAGGTGTCGCGAGTCGAGCAGAAGGAGATCGGTCGGACCTACCGCTACATCTCCCAGGAACTCGGCCTGGAGTTGAAGCCCGTCGACCCCAAGCAGTTCGTTCCCCGCTTCGCATCCGCGCTCGGCCTCAGCGAGGAGACCCAGGCCAAGGCGACGGAGATCATCGACGTGTCCGCCGAGCAGGGACTGCTCTCGGGCAAGTCACCCACGGGCTTTGCGGCCGCCGCCATCTACGCGGCCTCCCTGCTGTGCAACGAGAAGAAGACTCAACGCGAAGTCGCCGACGTCGCCCAAGTCACCGAAGTCACCATCCGAAACCGGTATCAAGAACAGATCGAAGCCATGGGCTTCCGCTGA
- a CDS encoding amidohydrolase → MSRTVAHEDLTAVRRDLHRHPEPAWCEFYTTARIVDELEARDLTAVHYGPEILGSERMNVPDDDELDEWFERARAAGAREDVLEAIEGGYTGAVAVLERGDGPVVGVRVDIDGLPILESEDGEHVPAAEGFRSEHEGYMHACGHDAHATFGLGLIDEVLASDFEGTLKVFFQPGEEQIVGGGPMAESDLIEDVEYFLAAHVGLDHPTGEVICGIDGFLAVSHFLAEFEGEPAHAGGHPEQGRNTVQAAAAAIQNLYAIPRHADGPTRVNAGIVGGGTATNIIPEECFIEGEVRGGTTDLMEYMDGKAETVIRSAAEMHEVDVGVERLGRAPSATSDEELVEPIAAIAGDIEGVTTVTERDELGGSEDATYMMRTVQENGGYATYVGIGTSHPGGHHTSTFDVEEESLDIGVDFLTAAVLEIAEQRP, encoded by the coding sequence ATGAGCCGAACCGTCGCTCACGAGGACCTGACCGCCGTACGTCGAGACCTCCACCGCCACCCCGAGCCCGCGTGGTGTGAGTTCTACACCACCGCCCGCATCGTCGACGAACTGGAGGCGCGCGACCTCACCGCGGTCCACTACGGCCCCGAGATCCTGGGGTCCGAGCGGATGAACGTCCCCGACGACGACGAACTCGACGAGTGGTTCGAACGCGCCCGGGCGGCCGGCGCGCGCGAGGACGTGCTGGAGGCGATCGAGGGAGGATACACGGGCGCGGTCGCGGTACTGGAGCGCGGGGACGGTCCCGTGGTCGGCGTCCGCGTCGACATCGACGGGCTCCCGATCCTCGAGTCCGAGGACGGTGAGCACGTCCCGGCGGCCGAGGGGTTCCGCTCGGAGCACGAGGGGTACATGCACGCCTGCGGCCACGACGCGCACGCGACGTTCGGCCTGGGCCTGATCGACGAGGTCCTCGCGTCCGACTTCGAGGGGACGCTGAAGGTGTTCTTCCAGCCCGGCGAAGAGCAGATCGTCGGCGGCGGGCCGATGGCCGAGTCCGACCTCATCGAGGACGTGGAGTACTTCCTGGCGGCCCACGTCGGCCTCGACCACCCGACCGGCGAGGTGATCTGCGGCATCGACGGCTTCCTCGCCGTCTCGCACTTCCTCGCGGAGTTCGAGGGCGAACCCGCTCACGCCGGCGGTCACCCCGAGCAGGGCCGCAACACCGTACAGGCGGCCGCGGCCGCAATCCAGAACCTCTACGCGATCCCCCGTCACGCGGACGGCCCGACGCGGGTGAACGCGGGCATCGTCGGCGGCGGCACGGCGACGAACATCATCCCCGAGGAGTGCTTCATCGAGGGCGAGGTGCGCGGCGGAACCACCGACCTGATGGAGTACATGGACGGGAAGGCCGAGACCGTGATCCGGTCGGCCGCCGAGATGCACGAGGTCGACGTGGGCGTCGAGCGACTGGGACGTGCGCCCTCGGCGACGAGCGACGAGGAACTGGTCGAACCGATCGCCGCGATCGCCGGCGATATCGAGGGCGTGACGACCGTGACCGAGCGCGACGAACTGGGCGGCAGCGAGGACGCGACGTACATGATGCGGACGGTCCAGGAGAACGGCGGCTACGCGACGTACGTCGGCATCGGCACCAGCCACCCCGGCGGCCACCACACCAGCACGTTCGACGTGGAGGAGGAGTCGCTCGACATCGGCGTCGACTTCCTCACCGCCGCCGTGCTGGAGATCGCCGAACAGCGACCCTGA